In candidate division KSB1 bacterium, one genomic interval encodes:
- the mgtE gene encoding magnesium transporter, producing the protein MEWNPVVKLLMPEIKEAIRKRDWDTLTDVVSSWEPIDIADLLTEIELEDALTLFRLLPPELQSEAFAKLDVGLQQTLLERLSDAEAKAFLSEIKPDDRTELLEELPEELAHRILQVLTPEDRKEALELLAFPENSVGRLLTPDYVAVKPSWTIGQALEHIRRNGRDAETIDVIYVVDDNGFLLDDIPIRRFILAHPEERVEAIMDHSVVSIVAEADQEEAVRLMEKYDLICLPVTDSKGKLLGIVTVDDMVDVLQEEQTEDFTKLSAIEAPPVDLDFITKIKEVPLTKLYRSRITWLFLLLVMDMVTGGIIQGFESTIARYVVLVTFLPVLVDTAGNAGSQSATLVIRAMALGTVEMRDWIYLLGRELFVAGALGLTMGLGISFMGIFRGGSAHVALVVVLTMIINVIVGSLIGVLLPFIFSKLKKDPATASTPLVTTLADIVGTAIYLGIASFMLR; encoded by the coding sequence ATGGAATGGAACCCGGTTGTCAAGCTGCTGATGCCAGAGATCAAGGAAGCGATCCGCAAACGGGACTGGGACACTCTGACGGATGTCGTCTCGTCTTGGGAGCCGATCGATATCGCTGACCTGCTGACCGAGATTGAACTGGAAGACGCACTGACCCTTTTCCGCCTCTTGCCTCCGGAGCTTCAGTCGGAGGCCTTCGCCAAGCTGGACGTCGGGCTCCAGCAGACCCTTCTGGAACGCCTGTCGGACGCGGAGGCCAAGGCCTTCCTCTCGGAGATCAAGCCGGACGACCGGACGGAGTTGCTCGAGGAGCTGCCGGAAGAGCTGGCCCACCGCATCCTGCAAGTCCTCACCCCGGAAGATCGCAAAGAAGCCCTCGAGCTCCTCGCCTTTCCCGAGAACAGCGTCGGAAGACTTCTCACGCCTGACTACGTCGCCGTGAAGCCCTCCTGGACCATCGGCCAGGCTCTTGAGCACATCCGGCGGAACGGGCGCGACGCCGAGACCATCGACGTCATCTACGTGGTCGACGATAACGGTTTCCTGCTGGACGACATACCCATCCGGCGCTTCATTCTGGCCCACCCCGAAGAGCGCGTGGAAGCCATTATGGACCACAGCGTGGTGTCCATCGTGGCGGAAGCGGACCAAGAAGAGGCCGTGCGGCTGATGGAGAAATACGACCTCATCTGCCTTCCCGTGACCGACAGTAAGGGGAAGCTCCTCGGCATTGTGACGGTCGACGACATGGTAGACGTTCTCCAAGAGGAACAGACGGAGGATTTCACAAAGCTGTCCGCCATCGAAGCCCCGCCTGTAGATCTCGACTTCATCACGAAGATCAAGGAAGTTCCCCTCACCAAGCTGTACCGAAGCCGGATCACCTGGCTTTTCCTGCTCCTCGTAATGGATATGGTGACCGGGGGCATCATTCAGGGCTTCGAGAGCACCATCGCCCGCTACGTCGTGCTGGTGACATTTCTGCCGGTCCTGGTCGACACCGCCGGGAACGCCGGCTCGCAGTCGGCAACCCTCGTCATTCGAGCCATGGCCCTCGGTACGGTGGAGATGCGGGACTGGATTTACCTGCTCGGAAGAGAGCTTTTCGTGGCCGGGGCTCTCGGGCTGACGATGGGATTGGGAATCTCTTTCATGGGCATCTTTCGGGGCGGAAGCGCCCATGTGGCCCTGGTCGTAGTGCTGACCATGATCATCAACGTGATCGTCGGCAGTTTGATCGGCGTACTGCTCCCCTTCATCTTCTCCAAGCTCAAGAAGGATCCGGCCACAGCCAGTACACCCCTCGTAACCACCCTTGCCGACATCGTTGGGACTGCGATCTATCTGGGCATCGCAAGCTTCATGCTGCGTTGA